A section of the Drosophila ananassae strain 14024-0371.13 unplaced genomic scaffold, ASM1763931v2 tig00000260, whole genome shotgun sequence genome encodes:
- the LOC123258382 gene encoding uncharacterized protein LOC123258382: MHQNRIFYPLCCEPFWTHYKIRGKRPHKVYLAVFCCFSTKAVHLEVVTDLTTQAFLAVLKRFCGRRGLPAKIYSDNATNFVGAYNELSEVKEAIFAEEAQALIHKTCANLSIEFKFIQPRAPHFGGLWEAAVKSAKHLLKRTLYTATLTHEELETIVIDIEAILNSRPLTPVSSSPRDLTALTPGQFLIGEPLTASPDIHQSRRRTGLLTRWKRIEQLRKEFWTRWSHEYLHELQNRSKWTRSCKTVKIGDLVIIKEDNIAPLNWPLGRIVAVHPGKDGEIRVAEIRTTSGNITRAIHRLAVLPINDKKKETDL, from the coding sequence atgCACCAAAATCGGATTTTTTACCCATTGTGCTGTGAGCCATTTTGGACTCACTATAAAATTcgaggaaaacgaccacatAAGGTGTATCTAGCAGTCTTCTGCTGTTTTTCAACCAAGGCAGTACACCTAGAGGTGGTCACAGACTTGACTACCCAAGCCTTCCTGGCGGTgttaaaaagattttgcgGACGACGAGGATTACCAGCGAAAATCTATAGCGACAACGCGactaattttgttggagcctacAACGAACTATCAGAAGTaaaagaagcaattttcgCCGAAGAGGCACAAGCACTGATACACAAGACCTGCGCAAATCTGAGCATAGAATTCAAGTTTATACAACCTCGGGCACCCCATTTCGGAGGCCTATGGGAAGCCGCGGTGAAATCAGCCAAGCACTTACTGAAACGAACACTATATACCGCTACACTAACTCATGAAGAACTTGAAACCATAGTCATCGATATTGAAGCTATTTTAAATTCTCGTCCTTTGACACCCGTCTCTTCCAGCCCGAGGGATCTCACGGCATTAACGCCAGGGCAATTCCTGATTGGAGAACCTCTAACGGCATCACCTGATATTCACCAATCAAGGCGACGCACAGGGTTACTCACTCGGTGGAAGCGGATCGAACAACTACGAAAGGAATTCTGGACACGTTGGAGCCACGAGTACTTACATGAGCTACAGAATCGATCGAAGTGGACAAGAAGTTGCAAAACAGTAAAGATTGGTGATCTGGTTATAATAAAGGAAGACAACATCGCTCCGTTGAACTGGCCCCTGGGACGCATCGTAGCAGTCCATCCTGGTAAAGACGGCGAGATCCGAGTGGCAGAAATTCGGACAACATCCGGCAATATAACTCGTGCCATACATCGACTGGCGGTGCTACCAATCAACGATAAGAAGAAAGAAACCgacctataa